Proteins from one Flammeovirgaceae bacterium genomic window:
- a CDS encoding type III pantothenate kinase: protein MNLVIDYGNSRIKTGLFDQATLAEQFSFAGRPAFYEWLKQAKFENVIVSSVASPTDRVLEKINCRGKKLVMDQSLPLPITIQYETPHTLGVDRIAAACGALDVMPGKCCLVIDMGTCINYEFVDDRARYHGGAISPGIKMRFASMHDYTARLPLVKFNGNAPLMGGNTEHCMQGGVLYGVLGELEGVMERYKKIYPTMGVILCGGDAALFENKLKHPIFVAPNLVLSGLNRILLHNVNL, encoded by the coding sequence ATGAACCTGGTAATTGATTATGGCAATTCCAGAATAAAAACCGGCCTATTTGACCAGGCTACCCTTGCGGAACAATTTTCGTTTGCCGGGCGCCCTGCTTTTTACGAATGGCTAAAGCAGGCTAAGTTCGAAAACGTTATTGTCAGTTCAGTGGCCTCGCCCACTGATCGCGTGTTGGAAAAAATCAATTGCCGCGGGAAAAAGTTGGTAATGGACCAGTCGCTTCCATTGCCCATAACCATACAATATGAAACCCCGCACACACTGGGGGTGGACCGCATTGCAGCGGCTTGTGGCGCCCTTGACGTTATGCCGGGCAAATGCTGCCTGGTCATAGACATGGGCACTTGCATCAACTATGAATTTGTTGACGATCGAGCCCGCTACCACGGGGGTGCCATTTCGCCAGGAATAAAAATGCGTTTTGCTTCCATGCACGACTATACCGCCAGGCTTCCATTGGTCAAATTCAACGGGAACGCCCCGCTCATGGGAGGCAACACGGAACACTGCATGCAGGGCGGGGTGCTTTACGGAGTGTTGGGGGAACTGGAGGGGGTTATGGAAAGGTATAAAAAAATATACCCCACCATGGGCGTGATTTTGTGCGGGGGCGATGCCGCACTTTTTGAAAACAAGTTGAAACACCCCATATTTGTAGCCCCCAATCTCGTCTTGAGCGGATTGAACAGGATTTTGCTTCATAATGTCAATTTATAG
- a CDS encoding amino acid dehydrogenase codes for MKELLEKFENKRPEIVFEWKDTETPAEGWVVINSLRGGAAGGGTRMRMGLDKREVESLAKTMEVKFTVSGPPIGGAKSGINFDPNDPRKAEVLHRWYAAVMPLLKYYYGTGGDLNVDEIHEVIPITEDVGIWHPQEGVFTGHYKPSEPQKVNRIGQLRQGVVKVIEDPRFTPSLEKKYTIADMCTGYGVAQAVGHYYGLWHNGAKGKRVVLQGWGNVGAAAGFYLSQMGMKVVGIISKEGGLINQAGFGQEEINRLVLDRQGNKLVSPDLLPFEIANEKIWDLEFEVFIPAAASRLVTKEQVDRMISSKLEVFSCGANVPFADPEIFFGPTGLYADQKFSVIPDFIANCGMARVFAYFMENEVSMSDGDIFNDISNTIKNALEKTKKANPKGTGIARSSFEIALNQLV; via the coding sequence ATGAAAGAACTCCTTGAAAAATTTGAGAACAAAAGGCCGGAGATAGTTTTTGAATGGAAAGACACAGAGACCCCCGCAGAGGGATGGGTAGTGATCAACTCTTTGCGGGGCGGGGCAGCAGGAGGAGGTACGCGCATGCGGATGGGGTTGGACAAAAGGGAGGTGGAGTCGCTGGCAAAAACAATGGAGGTAAAGTTTACCGTATCCGGCCCGCCCATCGGGGGGGCAAAGTCCGGGATAAACTTTGACCCAAACGATCCGCGCAAGGCTGAAGTGTTGCACAGATGGTATGCGGCCGTTATGCCCTTGCTAAAATATTATTATGGCACGGGCGGGGACCTTAACGTGGATGAGATACATGAGGTAATCCCTATCACCGAAGACGTGGGGATATGGCACCCGCAGGAAGGCGTGTTTACCGGGCACTACAAACCTTCTGAGCCACAAAAGGTAAACCGCATAGGACAACTTCGCCAGGGGGTGGTCAAGGTCATAGAAGACCCGCGCTTTACCCCCTCGCTGGAAAAAAAGTATACCATTGCCGATATGTGCACCGGCTATGGGGTGGCACAGGCAGTGGGGCACTATTATGGGCTTTGGCATAATGGGGCAAAAGGAAAGCGGGTAGTCTTGCAGGGATGGGGCAATGTGGGGGCCGCAGCGGGGTTTTACCTTTCCCAAATGGGTATGAAGGTGGTGGGGATCATCAGCAAGGAAGGGGGCCTGATCAACCAGGCCGGCTTTGGCCAGGAGGAAATCAACCGGTTGGTACTTGACCGTCAGGGCAATAAGCTTGTCTCGCCCGATTTGCTGCCATTTGAAATAGCGAACGAAAAAATCTGGGACCTTGAGTTCGAGGTTTTTATTCCGGCCGCGGCCTCACGCCTGGTCACCAAAGAACAGGTTGACAGGATGATCTCCTCAAAGCTGGAGGTTTTTTCCTGTGGCGCCAACGTGCCGTTTGCAGACCCCGAAATATTTTTTGGGCCTACCGGATTGTATGCCGATCAAAAATTTTCGGTGATCCCGGACTTCATCGCCAATTGCGGCATGGCCCGTGTGTTTGCCTATTTCATGGAAAACGAGGTAAGCATGTCTGACGGGGATATCTTCAACGATATATCCAATACCATCAAAAATGCCCTTGAAAAAACCAAAAAAGCAAACCCCAAGGGCACGGGCATAGCCCGTTCTTCATTCGAAATAGCCCTAAATCAATTGGTATAA
- a CDS encoding anhydro-N-acetylmuramic acid kinase, with translation MPTRYKVIGLMSGTSLDGLDMACCGFWAKGGKWEFKIEASQTLKYSPAWRARLAGAHLLTGEGLQGLDNDFGFFIGRACNTFIKRNQLKGVRFIASHGHTVFHQPKRKLTYQLGSGNAIHLETGLPVVNDFRSLDVLKGGEGAPLVPIGDHLLFSRFDVCLNLGGIANLSINKMGEQVAFDVCFANMGLNYLAGKINKAYDKGGKEASRGSVDKNLLGQLKGQYMRLKKNRPSLGREGFEKSVQPLLDNGAISIPDRLRTMVESIAFAVSDSLPSKSNIRMLVTGGGAMNTLLIKCIQEKVGNRAKVVVPEASIVNYKEAVVFALLGVLRVRHEVNVWGGVTGSPSDSCAGTMIGF, from the coding sequence ATGCCAACCCGCTATAAAGTGATTGGCCTTATGTCGGGCACCTCCCTGGATGGGCTGGACATGGCCTGTTGCGGGTTTTGGGCAAAAGGCGGCAAATGGGAATTTAAAATTGAGGCCAGCCAAACATTGAAGTACTCCCCAGCCTGGCGTGCACGGCTTGCTGGGGCGCACCTTCTCACGGGCGAGGGGCTGCAGGGACTGGACAACGATTTTGGGTTTTTCATAGGCCGGGCATGCAATACGTTTATCAAAAGAAACCAATTAAAAGGCGTGCGGTTTATAGCGTCCCACGGGCACACCGTTTTCCACCAACCCAAAAGGAAGTTGACCTACCAACTGGGTAGCGGCAACGCGATCCACCTGGAAACAGGCCTGCCAGTGGTAAATGATTTCCGTTCGCTGGATGTGTTGAAGGGCGGGGAAGGGGCGCCCCTTGTCCCGATAGGGGACCACCTGCTTTTTTCCCGGTTTGACGTTTGTTTAAACCTGGGGGGGATTGCCAATCTCTCCATCAACAAAATGGGGGAGCAGGTGGCCTTTGATGTTTGTTTTGCCAATATGGGGCTGAACTACCTGGCGGGAAAGATAAACAAGGCCTACGACAAAGGCGGCAAGGAAGCCTCAAGGGGCAGCGTGGACAAAAATTTGCTAGGCCAGCTTAAAGGCCAGTACATGCGTTTGAAAAAAAACAGGCCATCCCTGGGGCGCGAGGGTTTTGAAAAGTCCGTTCAGCCCCTTCTGGACAATGGCGCTATTTCCATTCCGGACCGCCTTCGCACCATGGTGGAATCCATTGCCTTCGCGGTGTCCGACAGTTTGCCTTCAAAATCAAACATCCGCATGTTGGTGACGGGCGGTGGGGCGATGAATACCCTACTGATAAAATGCATTCAGGAAAAAGTTGGGAACAGGGCGAAGGTGGTTGTGCCAGAGGCTTCCATAGTAAATTACAAAGAAGCAGTTGTTTTTGCATTGTTGGGGGTCCTGCGTGTGCGCCATGAAGTAAATGTGTGGGGAGGCGTGACCGGCTCGCCTTCAGACTCATGCGCGGGCACCATGATTGGGTTTTAG
- the lptC gene encoding LPS export ABC transporter periplasmic protein LptC, translating into MFCGLMALSCTPTETAQPVEYHGPLKQAENVEMYYAEKDLIKVKMVAQKVFEFENGDREFPEGIYLEFFDEAGKVTSTLRANSAYYFSEEGKWRGRGKVEIVNIEKKEQLNTEELFWKQDTKRIFTDKFVTIKLESEVIYGTGLEAAQDLSEYTIKNPEGEFEVME; encoded by the coding sequence ATGTTTTGCGGGCTTATGGCCTTATCCTGTACGCCCACGGAAACCGCACAGCCCGTGGAGTACCATGGGCCGCTCAAGCAAGCGGAAAATGTGGAAATGTACTATGCCGAAAAGGACCTGATCAAAGTAAAAATGGTTGCCCAAAAGGTTTTCGAATTTGAAAACGGGGACAGGGAATTTCCGGAAGGCATATACCTTGAGTTCTTCGATGAAGCCGGCAAGGTCACCTCAACCCTGCGCGCCAACAGTGCCTATTATTTTAGCGAGGAAGGCAAATGGCGCGGGCGTGGCAAAGTGGAAATTGTGAACATTGAAAAAAAAGAGCAACTCAACACCGAAGAGCTCTTCTGGAAGCAGGACACCAAACGCATTTTCACGGACAAGTTTGTGACCATTAAGTTGGAAAGCGAAGTGATCTACGGCACTGGCCTGGAGGCCGCCCAGGACCTCTCGGAATACACCATCAAAAACCCCGAGGGGGAATTTGAGGTGATGGAGTGA
- the rsmI gene encoding 16S rRNA (cytidine(1402)-2'-O)-methyltransferase, whose product MNQENTSLYLVPTPIGNLGDITLRSLEVLRQVDTILAEDTRKSGILLKHYGIQKPLASFHIFNEHKKLTGLMERLKSGETMALVTDAGTPGISDPGFLLARACLQEGIKLECLPGATAFVPALVKSGFPTDRFVFEGFLPHKKGKQTLLQAFAGEPRTVVVYESPHRLEKTLGQMLEILGEDRKVSISRELTKIHEETITGSLKEVAAHFQTHKVKGEVVIVIDGKRE is encoded by the coding sequence GTGAACCAGGAGAACACCTCCCTGTACCTTGTCCCTACCCCCATCGGCAACCTGGGCGACATCACCCTGCGGTCCCTGGAGGTATTGAGGCAGGTGGATACCATTTTGGCAGAGGACACCCGCAAATCAGGGATACTGCTAAAGCATTACGGCATTCAAAAGCCTTTGGCCAGTTTTCATATTTTTAACGAGCACAAGAAGCTAACGGGGTTGATGGAAAGGCTTAAATCGGGCGAAACCATGGCCTTGGTAACTGATGCCGGCACGCCAGGGATTTCCGATCCGGGCTTTTTGCTGGCGCGGGCCTGCCTGCAGGAGGGCATCAAGCTGGAGTGCCTCCCGGGCGCCACGGCCTTTGTGCCCGCCCTGGTGAAATCGGGGTTTCCCACTGACCGTTTTGTGTTTGAAGGGTTTTTGCCCCATAAGAAAGGCAAACAAACCCTTCTGCAAGCATTTGCCGGGGAGCCCCGCACCGTAGTCGTGTACGAATCGCCCCACCGCCTGGAGAAAACCCTGGGCCAAATGCTGGAAATCCTTGGAGAAGACAGGAAGGTCTCCATATCCAGGGAGCTTACCAAAATACACGAAGAAACAATAACGGGCTCCCTTAAGGAGGTGGCCGCCCACTTCCAAACCCATAAGGTAAAAGGCGAGGTGGTAATCGTGATCGATGGCAAAAGGGAATAA
- a CDS encoding SurA N-terminal domain-containing protein: MALIGTLRNKMTKVVVGFITVAIAAFVLNDLFGNGPRSLFSGNNNVVGEIAGKSISLEEFQAAVQSRENNYILNFGRQPGELERPTLRQQAWDLLISRYAIAPQYEKVGVKVTSDEEWDIIQGKNVDENIKLSFTDSAGNFDRNRLIAYLQSLDNQPINSEARVRWNVFRADLVPARERVKFENLIVKTNYVTQAEAEREYHLQNDVCEVKYLYVPFYSMSDSLVTATDAELKDYYNKNKEKYKAEKSRSLSYVSFPIIPSAADSAEIREELAKVAADFKATDEDSVFAALNSDNVESFTTYTPDKLPAFLKGKVSTMEAGTVVGPLLDGNKYKLVKFVSKNRDTIYTARASHILIRWDEDTPAAKRAARDKAQGILNDLKAGANFAEQAAKFGTDGTASNGGDLGYFTSGQMVKPFENAVFAAKSTGLLNHLVETEFGYHIIDVTSVKDNTSYTLATIERDIAPSDETQNEAYRKADLFASSVSGLDAFKKKADEDALTIYHAEDISTNATRVNTLDDARQVVLWLFKDASKGKVSDVFDVQDTYVVAVMTGETEDGYRPFEDVKEEITPLVKNQLKGAKIAEKLKGLSGTIDEVAAAYGEDATVNSSSDLKLNSNSLPGVGIDPIAVGKAFGLAEGKRSEPFIGENGVLIIEDGNKTITPELGDYTMFKNQKLQALNNQTGLNIAEALKKGANIVDKRYLFY, translated from the coding sequence ATGGCGCTGATCGGAACTTTGAGGAACAAAATGACCAAAGTGGTCGTGGGATTTATTACCGTGGCAATCGCTGCTTTCGTGCTCAATGACCTGTTTGGAAATGGGCCCCGGTCCCTTTTCTCGGGAAACAATAACGTGGTGGGGGAGATTGCCGGAAAATCCATTTCCCTGGAGGAGTTTCAGGCCGCTGTACAGTCAAGGGAAAACAACTATATCCTGAATTTTGGCCGCCAGCCAGGGGAACTTGAACGCCCTACCTTGCGGCAGCAAGCCTGGGACCTGCTCATTTCCCGCTATGCCATTGCCCCGCAATATGAAAAAGTGGGCGTGAAAGTAACCAGCGATGAAGAATGGGACATCATCCAGGGAAAAAACGTGGACGAAAACATCAAACTTTCGTTTACCGACTCTGCGGGAAATTTTGACCGGAACAGGCTTATCGCCTACCTCCAGTCTTTGGACAACCAGCCCATAAATTCCGAAGCCAGGGTGCGGTGGAACGTGTTCCGCGCAGACCTGGTGCCGGCCAGGGAGCGTGTGAAGTTTGAAAACCTGATCGTAAAAACCAACTATGTTACCCAGGCAGAGGCCGAAAGGGAGTACCACCTTCAAAATGATGTTTGCGAAGTGAAGTACCTGTACGTGCCCTTCTACTCCATGAGCGATTCTTTGGTGACCGCCACGGATGCCGAACTAAAAGATTACTACAACAAGAACAAAGAAAAATACAAAGCGGAAAAATCCCGGAGCCTGAGCTATGTGTCTTTCCCGATCATCCCCTCCGCGGCCGACTCTGCGGAAATAAGGGAAGAACTTGCCAAGGTTGCGGCCGACTTCAAGGCCACCGATGAGGACTCGGTGTTTGCCGCATTGAATTCGGACAATGTGGAGTCTTTCACTACCTACACCCCTGACAAATTGCCGGCATTCCTAAAGGGCAAGGTAAGCACCATGGAGGCCGGAACGGTAGTGGGGCCTCTATTGGATGGCAACAAGTACAAACTGGTGAAGTTTGTGTCAAAAAACCGGGATACCATATATACCGCCCGGGCCAGCCATATCCTCATCCGGTGGGACGAGGATACGCCTGCCGCCAAACGCGCAGCACGTGACAAGGCACAAGGCATCCTTAACGATTTGAAAGCGGGCGCAAACTTTGCCGAGCAGGCAGCAAAGTTCGGCACCGATGGCACGGCCTCAAACGGTGGCGACCTGGGGTACTTTACCTCCGGCCAGATGGTAAAGCCGTTTGAAAATGCCGTGTTTGCGGCCAAGTCCACCGGCCTGTTGAACCATTTGGTGGAAACCGAATTTGGCTATCACATCATTGATGTCACCAGCGTGAAGGACAATACCTCCTACACATTGGCAACCATAGAGCGGGACATTGCCCCAAGCGATGAAACACAAAATGAAGCCTATAGAAAGGCGGACTTGTTTGCCAGCAGCGTATCGGGCCTTGACGCATTCAAGAAGAAAGCAGACGAAGATGCCTTGACCATTTACCATGCGGAAGACATAAGCACCAATGCCACCCGCGTAAATACCCTGGACGATGCCCGCCAGGTTGTCCTTTGGCTTTTCAAGGACGCCAGCAAGGGCAAAGTATCGGATGTGTTTGACGTGCAGGACACCTACGTGGTGGCCGTAATGACCGGGGAGACAGAAGATGGCTACCGGCCTTTTGAAGACGTGAAAGAGGAAATCACCCCGCTGGTAAAAAACCAACTGAAAGGGGCAAAAATAGCCGAAAAGCTTAAAGGACTCAGCGGTACAATAGATGAAGTCGCAGCTGCTTATGGTGAGGATGCCACCGTCAATTCCTCCAGCGACCTTAAACTGAATTCAAACTCGCTCCCCGGTGTAGGTATCGATCCTATAGCCGTAGGAAAGGCCTTTGGCCTGGCGGAAGGAAAACGTTCCGAACCTTTTATTGGGGAAAACGGGGTCCTCATTATCGAAGACGGGAACAAAACCATTACCCCCGAACTTGGGGACTATACCATGTTCAAAAACCAAAAACTGCAGGCACTGAACAACCAGACCGGGTTGAACATAGCGGAAGCCCTTAAAAAAGGAGCCAATATCGTGGACAAACGGTATTTGTTTTACTGA
- a CDS encoding HlyC/CorC family transporter yields the protein MNTALFTPILISLVFSFFFSGIEIAFFSANKLQIELQGKQGVLWGRIMSQFVKRPSWFIGTTLIGNTLALVLFGIFITQMIEPSLVAVLPEGFNGELYVLLVQTLISTLIILFTAEFLPKSLFLIDPNLMLALLAVPFRIAFYILSPITFTIVYLSKLVIVYVLRLEYSEEKPAFGLTDMNHYLSNMQNVKHENEEIELDKKIFHNALEFKTVKVRECMIPRTEIVAIASDEGLDKLKEAFIESGHSKIIVYKETIDDVIGYCHSSALFKKPKSISEILTPINIVPEAMMVNELMVQFIKDRKSLAVVVDEFGGTSGIVSMEDIIEEIFGEIEDEHDEDDLIEQQLDDHTYLLSARHEIDYLNDTYDWNLPEGDYETLGGMILSFTEDFPEEGEAVTIPPYVFTIQSTEDNRIGTVKLILEKKEPAT from the coding sequence ATGAATACTGCCCTATTCACCCCCATCCTCATTTCGCTTGTTTTCTCTTTTTTTTTCTCAGGGATTGAAATCGCCTTTTTTTCGGCCAATAAGCTACAAATAGAGCTGCAGGGAAAGCAGGGCGTGCTCTGGGGCCGCATTATGTCGCAGTTTGTCAAAAGGCCTTCCTGGTTTATCGGCACCACATTGATTGGAAACACCCTCGCCCTGGTCTTGTTCGGGATTTTCATCACCCAGATGATAGAACCTTCGCTGGTGGCGGTTTTGCCCGAGGGGTTCAATGGCGAACTGTACGTACTGCTGGTCCAGACCTTGATCTCCACCCTGATCATACTTTTCACGGCAGAGTTTTTGCCCAAAAGCCTTTTCTTGATCGACCCCAACCTCATGCTGGCCCTGTTGGCGGTGCCCTTCCGCATTGCTTTTTATATCCTGTCGCCCATCACCTTCACCATCGTCTACCTTTCAAAACTGGTGATCGTTTATGTCCTACGGCTCGAATATTCCGAAGAAAAGCCGGCATTCGGGCTTACCGACATGAACCATTACCTCAGCAACATGCAAAACGTAAAGCATGAGAATGAGGAAATCGAGTTGGACAAAAAAATATTCCACAATGCCCTGGAGTTCAAAACCGTCAAAGTGAGGGAATGCATGATCCCCCGCACGGAAATCGTGGCCATCGCATCGGACGAAGGGCTGGACAAACTGAAGGAAGCCTTCATCGAAAGCGGCCACTCCAAAATCATCGTTTATAAAGAAACCATCGATGATGTGATTGGCTACTGCCATTCTTCTGCCCTGTTCAAAAAACCAAAATCCATCAGTGAGATCCTCACCCCTATCAATATCGTGCCCGAAGCCATGATGGTGAACGAACTCATGGTCCAATTTATAAAAGACCGGAAAAGCCTTGCCGTGGTGGTGGACGAATTTGGGGGCACTTCGGGGATTGTGAGCATGGAGGACATCATAGAGGAGATATTTGGGGAAATCGAGGACGAGCACGATGAAGACGACCTCATAGAACAACAATTGGACGACCACACCTACCTGCTCAGCGCCCGCCACGAGATCGACTATCTCAACGATACCTATGACTGGAACCTGCCTGAAGGCGACTATGAAACCCTGGGCGGGATGATCCTTTCCTTCACGGAAGACTTTCCGGAAGAAGGCGAGGCGGTCACCATCCCCCCTTACGTTTTCACCATACAGTCCACAGAAGACAACCGCATCGGCACCGTGAAGCTTATCCTGGAAAAAAAGGAACCTGCCACCTAG
- a CDS encoding inositol monophosphatase encodes MIDLRKLEKDVIELSGEVANFIGNEVKGFDKNKIEHKDTSNNLVSYVDKEAEKKLVKALKGILPGAGFLAEEGTTLEGDTEYKWIVDPLDGTTNFTHGLPPFAVSIGLARKDKVILGVVHEVSKMECFSATEEGPATCNGKAIKISGTQSLNDSLLATGFPYYHFDKREEYLSIIKTFLEVTHGVRRMGSAATDLAYVACGRMDGFFEYNLNPWDVAAGSLLVERAGGRVTDFMGGNDFLYGGQICAGGYIQPAMVEVIKEHWGA; translated from the coding sequence ATGATAGACCTTAGGAAACTAGAGAAGGATGTAATTGAATTGAGCGGTGAGGTGGCCAATTTTATTGGGAATGAGGTAAAGGGTTTTGACAAAAACAAAATCGAGCACAAGGACACCTCCAATAACCTGGTTTCCTATGTAGACAAAGAGGCAGAAAAAAAATTGGTCAAGGCTTTGAAGGGCATTTTGCCCGGTGCCGGTTTCCTGGCTGAAGAAGGCACCACGCTGGAAGGGGATACGGAATATAAATGGATTGTGGACCCGCTTGATGGCACTACAAACTTTACCCATGGGCTTCCGCCTTTTGCCGTTAGCATTGGATTGGCGAGAAAGGACAAAGTCATACTGGGGGTAGTGCACGAAGTGAGCAAAATGGAATGCTTTTCGGCCACGGAAGAAGGGCCTGCCACCTGCAACGGCAAGGCCATAAAAATATCGGGCACCCAATCGTTGAACGACAGCCTCCTGGCCACAGGGTTCCCCTATTATCATTTTGACAAGAGGGAAGAATACCTTTCCATCATCAAGACTTTTTTGGAGGTCACCCATGGGGTGCGCAGGATGGGCAGTGCCGCCACGGACCTTGCCTATGTGGCCTGTGGGCGAATGGATGGTTTTTTTGAATACAACCTCAACCCCTGGGACGTGGCCGCAGGAAGCCTGCTGGTGGAGCGGGCCGGTGGCAGGGTAACGGACTTTATGGGGGGCAATGATTTTTTGTACGGTGGCCAGATTTGTGCAGGGGGATACATCCAGCCCGCGATGGTGGAAGTAATCAAAGAACATTGGGGTGCCTAG
- a CDS encoding DUF493 family protein translates to MIDQTWLQSFREKLDGHYAWPSLYTFKFIVPKGQEGKVRKLFPMHTPSERASKNGNYISITVQTMMQSTEAVIEVYQNASAIEGIIAL, encoded by the coding sequence ATGATAGACCAAACCTGGCTCCAGTCCTTCCGTGAGAAACTGGACGGCCATTACGCGTGGCCTTCATTGTACACTTTTAAATTCATTGTGCCAAAAGGCCAGGAAGGGAAGGTGAGGAAGCTGTTCCCCATGCACACGCCCAGCGAGCGGGCTTCAAAAAACGGCAACTACATCAGCATTACCGTGCAAACCATGATGCAATCCACCGAGGCCGTGATAGAGGTCTATCAAAATGCCTCGGCAATAGAAGGCATTATCGCCCTATAG
- a CDS encoding 4a-hydroxytetrahydrobiopterin dehydratase has protein sequence MWIEENHKLKKTFQFKDFSEAFAFMTRVAMLAEKMGHHPNWSNVYNRVTVELTTHDAGNIITEKDRKLAEAIDSLTK, from the coding sequence ATGTGGATTGAAGAAAATCACAAGCTTAAGAAAACCTTTCAGTTCAAAGACTTTAGCGAGGCCTTTGCCTTTATGACAAGGGTGGCCATGCTTGCGGAAAAGATGGGCCACCATCCCAATTGGTCGAATGTATATAACCGGGTAACGGTTGAACTGACGACCCATGATGCCGGCAATATCATAACGGAAAAAGACCGTAAGCTGGCCGAAGCCATTGATAGCCTGACAAAGTGA
- a CDS encoding tetratricopeptide repeat protein: MKTIVTGALMTMLVVLNFDLMAQCREFKWPEDKSTAEEKVALYGDAMKQGQYKAAVKPFIWMLKNAPDWHVKLYIDGADIYDNLAEKEKDPVRKQQLVDSMLMMYDLRIKNCGDEVNVLNRKAFYAYKYNVTNKDKSEELLKLFDRVAEISGPEMSDGNLVAYMQAVQANRVMLKNLTDAQILERYDKIISIANAKLKAYEAAGKTKNAAKIKEYIGVIDELLIGMVKVDCNFVKNNLEPKFRKTPDDVPLAKKIFTFMLQGKCTDDPLWLEVGELINKTEPDFGLAKNMGLKYMGNDNYEKAEQLLKEALDLATTPEDKGEILVYLGSIQAKNNNKVAARDYFRKAIEAGNKEGYEKIGDLYYSSFNDCKKGVNMAEDRLVYIAAYNMYARAGANQKMAQAKSQFPSKEEIFLFNWKVGDTMRVSCWIGETVTIDTRD, from the coding sequence ATGAAAACAATAGTAACTGGGGCTTTAATGACAATGCTCGTTGTGTTGAACTTTGACTTGATGGCCCAATGCCGCGAGTTCAAATGGCCGGAAGACAAAAGTACGGCAGAGGAAAAAGTGGCGCTTTATGGTGATGCCATGAAACAAGGGCAATACAAGGCAGCGGTAAAACCTTTTATCTGGATGCTAAAAAACGCCCCCGATTGGCATGTGAAATTATATATTGATGGGGCCGACATCTATGATAACCTTGCCGAAAAAGAAAAAGACCCCGTAAGAAAGCAACAGTTGGTGGACTCCATGCTGATGATGTACGATTTGCGCATCAAAAACTGTGGCGATGAGGTGAACGTCTTGAACAGGAAGGCATTCTACGCCTACAAATACAACGTGACCAACAAGGACAAATCAGAGGAGTTGCTCAAGCTGTTTGACCGCGTGGCGGAAATCAGCGGCCCTGAAATGTCTGATGGCAACCTGGTGGCCTACATGCAGGCCGTTCAGGCAAACCGTGTCATGCTCAAAAACCTTACAGATGCTCAAATACTTGAGCGCTATGACAAAATCATTTCCATTGCAAACGCCAAATTAAAGGCGTACGAGGCCGCAGGCAAAACCAAAAACGCGGCCAAGATCAAGGAATATATAGGCGTGATCGATGAGTTGCTGATCGGGATGGTGAAAGTGGACTGTAATTTTGTGAAGAACAACCTGGAACCAAAATTCAGGAAAACGCCCGATGACGTGCCATTGGCCAAGAAGATATTCACCTTCATGCTCCAGGGCAAGTGTACGGACGACCCCTTGTGGCTTGAAGTAGGGGAACTCATCAACAAGACAGAGCCTGACTTTGGGCTTGCCAAAAACATGGGCTTGAAATACATGGGCAACGACAACTATGAAAAAGCAGAGCAGTTGCTGAAAGAAGCCCTTGACCTGGCCACCACCCCGGAAGACAAAGGGGAAATACTGGTGTACCTGGGCAGCATCCAGGCCAAGAACAACAATAAGGTGGCCGCGCGCGATTATTTCCGCAAGGCAATAGAGGCAGGCAACAAGGAAGGCTACGAAAAAATAGGGGACTTGTACTATAGCAGTTTTAACGACTGCAAAAAGGGCGTGAACATGGCCGAAGACCGGCTGGTGTACATCGCGGCCTACAATATGTACGCACGGGCGGGCGCCAACCAAAAAATGGCCCAGGCCAAATCGCAGTTTCCTTCCAAAGAAGAAATTTTCCTCTTCAACTGGAAGGTGGGCGACACCATGCGGGTAAGCTGCTGGATAGGCGAAACCGTGACCATTGACACAAGGGACTAA